In Kogia breviceps isolate mKogBre1 chromosome 7, mKogBre1 haplotype 1, whole genome shotgun sequence, a single window of DNA contains:
- the PPP1CA gene encoding serine/threonine-protein phosphatase PP1-alpha catalytic subunit, translated as MSDSEKLNLDSIIGRLLEVQGSRPGKNVQLTENEIRGLCLKSREIFLSQPILLELEAPLKICGDIHGQYYDLLRLFEYGGFPPESNYLFLGDYVDRGKQSLETICLLLAYKIKYPENFFLLRGNHECASINRIYGFYDECKRRYNIKLWKTFTDCFNCLPIAAIVDEKIFCCHGGLSPDLQSMEQIRRIMRPTDVPDQGLLCDLLWSDPDKDVQGWGENDRGVSFTFGAEVVAKFLHKHDLDLICRAHQVVEDGYEFFAKRQLVTLFSAPNYCGEFDNAGAMMSVDETLMCSFQILKPADKNKGKYGQFSGLNPGGRPITPPRNSAKAKK; from the exons ATGTCCGACAGCGAGAAGCTCAACCTGGACTCTATCATCGGGCGCCTGCTGGAAG tgcagggctcGCGGCCTGGAAAGAATGTACAGCTGACAGAGAACGAGATCCGTGGTCTGTGCCTCAAATCCCGGGAGATTTTCCTGAGCCAGCCCATTCTTCTGGAGCTGGAGGCACCCCTCAAGATCTGCG GCGACATCCATGGCCAGTACTACGACCTTCTGCGGCTGTTCGAGTACGGCGGCTTCCCTCCAGAGAGCAACTACCTGTTTCTGGGGGACTACGTGGACAGGGGCAAGCAGTCATTGGAGACCATCTGCTTGCTGCTGGCCTATAAGATCAAGTACCCCGAGAACTTCTTCCTGCTCCGTGGGAACCACGAGTGTGCCAGCATCAACCGCATCTACGGCTTCTACGATGAGT GCAAGAGACGCTACAACATCAAACTATGGAAAACCTTCACCGATTGCTTCAACTGCCTGCCTATTGCTGCCATTGTGGATGAAAAGATCTTCTGCTGTCACGGGG GCCTGTCCCCAGACCTACAGTCCATGGAGCAGATCCGGCGTATCATGCGGCCTACAGACGTGCCAGACCAGGGCCTGCTGTGTGACCTGCTGTGGTCTGACCCTGACAAGGACGTGCAGGGCTGGGGCGAGAATGACCGTGGCGTCTCCTTTACCTTTGGAGCTGAGGTTGTGGCCAAGTTCCTGCACAAGCATGACCTGGATCTCATCTGCCGGGCACACCAG GTGGTAGAAGATGGCTATGAGTTCTTTGCCAAGCGGCAGCTGGTGACACTCTTCTCAGCTCCTAACTACTGTGGCGAGTTTGACAACGCAGGCGCCATGATGAGCGTGGACGAGACGCTCATGTGCTCCTTccag ATCCTCAAGCCCGCCGACAAGAACAAGGGGAAATATGGACAGTTCAGCGGCCTGAATCCTGGAGGCCGGCCCATCACCCCGCCCCGCAACTCCGCCAAAGCCAAGAAATAG